From a single Sphingobium lignivorans genomic region:
- the parE gene encoding DNA topoisomerase IV subunit B: MSDDLFGGQGARTPETYDASAIEVLEGLEPVRRRPGMYIGGTDERALHHLASEVLDNAMDEAVAGHATRIEVTLGAGNRLTISDNGRGIPVDPHPKFPGKSALEVILTTLHSGGKFSDKAYATSGGLHGVGISVVNALSVDTEIEVARARELYRQRFSRGLPLGPLEKVGAAPNRRGTTVSFTPDIEIFHELKFKPARLYRLARSKAYLFAGVEIRWKCDPILITDDTPAEAVFQFPGGLSDHLREQLGTRECATAEFFRGMQEFPEGPNGLSLGRVEWAVAWPLWSDGSTSWYCNTIPTPDGGTHEAGLRAALTRGIRAFGELVGQKKAKDIQTDDIMSGCELMLSVFIRDPQFQSQTKDRLTSPEATRLVEAAMRDHFDHFLTDNMDRGKALLGHVLERMDERLRRRQEKEIKRKTATSGRRLRLPGKLTDCSSDDPEGTELFIVEGDSAGGSAKQARDRKTQAILPIRGKILNVASATSAKILANQEIADLIQAIGCGTRKDCNPDNLRYERIVIMTDADVDGAHIATLLMTFFFQEMPELVKRGHLYLAQPPLYRLVSGGKSVYAADDAAREALIAGPLRGKKVEVSRFKGLGEMNPQQLRETTMDPGKRSLIRITLPQEYEERAGVKDLVDRLMGTNPAHRFAFIQENAAQVDEDVIDA, translated from the coding sequence ATGTCAGACGATCTGTTCGGCGGCCAGGGCGCACGCACACCCGAAACCTATGATGCTTCCGCGATCGAGGTGCTGGAGGGGCTCGAGCCCGTCCGCCGCCGTCCCGGAATGTATATCGGCGGCACGGACGAGCGCGCGCTGCATCATCTCGCCTCCGAAGTGCTGGACAATGCGATGGACGAGGCGGTCGCCGGCCATGCCACCCGGATCGAGGTAACGCTGGGCGCGGGTAATCGCCTGACGATCAGTGACAATGGCCGCGGCATCCCCGTCGATCCGCATCCGAAATTCCCCGGCAAGTCCGCGCTGGAAGTGATCCTGACGACGCTCCACTCCGGCGGCAAGTTCTCGGACAAGGCCTATGCCACGTCCGGCGGCCTGCACGGCGTCGGCATCAGCGTGGTCAATGCGCTATCGGTGGATACCGAGATCGAGGTCGCGCGGGCCCGGGAGCTGTATCGCCAGCGCTTCTCGCGCGGATTGCCGCTCGGCCCGCTGGAAAAGGTCGGCGCGGCACCCAACCGGCGTGGCACCACCGTCAGCTTCACGCCGGACATCGAGATCTTCCACGAGCTGAAGTTCAAGCCGGCGCGGCTTTATCGCCTCGCCCGGTCGAAGGCCTATCTGTTCGCGGGGGTCGAGATCCGCTGGAAATGTGATCCGATCCTCATCACCGACGATACGCCGGCCGAAGCGGTGTTCCAGTTTCCCGGCGGCCTGTCCGATCATCTGCGCGAGCAGCTCGGCACGCGCGAATGCGCCACCGCCGAATTCTTCCGGGGCATGCAGGAGTTCCCGGAAGGGCCCAATGGCCTCAGCCTCGGGCGCGTCGAATGGGCGGTCGCCTGGCCGCTCTGGTCGGACGGCTCGACAAGCTGGTACTGCAACACCATTCCCACGCCGGATGGCGGCACGCACGAGGCGGGCCTGCGCGCCGCGCTCACCCGGGGCATCCGTGCCTTCGGCGAGCTGGTCGGGCAGAAGAAGGCGAAGGATATCCAGACCGACGACATCATGTCGGGCTGCGAGCTGATGCTCAGCGTCTTCATCCGCGATCCCCAGTTCCAGAGCCAGACCAAGGACCGCCTCACCAGCCCGGAAGCCACGCGCCTCGTCGAAGCGGCGATGCGCGACCATTTCGACCATTTCCTCACCGACAACATGGATCGCGGCAAGGCGCTGCTCGGCCATGTGCTGGAGCGGATGGACGAGCGGCTGCGGCGCCGGCAGGAGAAGGAGATCAAGCGCAAGACGGCGACCTCGGGCCGCAGGCTGCGCTTGCCCGGCAAGCTCACCGATTGCTCGTCCGACGATCCGGAGGGCACCGAGCTGTTCATCGTGGAGGGCGACAGCGCCGGCGGCAGCGCCAAGCAGGCGCGCGACCGCAAGACGCAGGCCATCCTGCCGATCCGCGGCAAGATCCTGAACGTCGCGTCCGCCACCTCGGCGAAGATCCTCGCCAATCAGGAGATCGCCGATCTCATCCAGGCGATCGGCTGCGGCACGCGCAAGGACTGCAATCCGGACAATCTGCGTTACGAACGCATCGTCATCATGACCGACGCGGACGTCGACGGCGCGCATATCGCCACGCTGCTCATGACCTTCTTCTTCCAGGAAATGCCCGAGCTGGTGAAGCGCGGCCATCTCTATCTGGCGCAGCCCCCGCTCTACCGGCTCGTCTCGGGCGGCAAGAGCGTCTACGCGGCGGACGACGCTGCCCGCGAGGCACTGATTGCCGGGCCGCTCCGGGGCAAGAAGGTTGAGGTCAGCCGCTTCAAGGGTCTGGGCGAGATGAACCCCCAGCAATTGCGCGAGACGACGATGGACCCGGGCAAACGCAGCCTCATCCGCATCACGCTGCCGCAGGAATATGAGGAACGCGCGGGCGTCAAGGATCTGGTCGATCGCCTGATGGGCACCAACCCGGCCCATCGCTTCGCCTTCATCCAGGAGAACGCTGCGCAGGTCGACGAGGACGTGATCGACGCCTGA
- a CDS encoding outer membrane protein, whose translation MKTSLFASLSAVLIAGSAVPALAQQGDATRDWTGPYVGGSLGLSWQPNFDRDTLERLTFDTNGDGNFGDTVFTPTGGDAFSPGFCRGRAYGATPGSCGGDKDKRVAWSIHAGYDMQFGNIVVGGIVEGGRSMIGNAVSGFSTTPASYVMARRIDWDANARLRAGYALGTGTLVYGTGGLAYAKVKNNFATSNTFNSFTESNTSADEWGWTAGGGVEQRITDNFSLGVLYRYTRFNTDGHTVRAGQGSPASTTNPFVITPAGYTDIQRTNDVFDHQTVRVTASYRF comes from the coding sequence ATGAAGACATCATTGTTTGCGTCATTATCGGCCGTGCTGATCGCTGGCTCGGCCGTGCCGGCGCTTGCACAGCAGGGAGACGCGACCCGGGACTGGACCGGGCCATATGTGGGGGGATCTCTGGGACTGAGCTGGCAACCGAATTTCGACCGTGACACGCTGGAACGCCTGACCTTCGATACGAATGGCGACGGCAATTTCGGCGACACGGTCTTCACGCCCACGGGTGGCGATGCGTTCAGCCCTGGCTTCTGTCGCGGCCGGGCCTATGGCGCGACGCCCGGCTCATGCGGCGGCGATAAGGACAAGCGCGTCGCCTGGTCGATCCATGCCGGCTATGACATGCAGTTCGGCAACATCGTGGTCGGCGGTATCGTCGAAGGTGGCCGCTCCATGATCGGCAATGCCGTCAGTGGCTTCAGCACGACGCCCGCCAGCTATGTGATGGCGCGCCGGATCGACTGGGACGCCAATGCCCGGCTGCGCGCCGGCTATGCGCTCGGCACCGGCACGCTCGTCTACGGCACCGGCGGCCTTGCTTATGCCAAGGTGAAGAACAACTTCGCCACCAGCAACACGTTCAACAGCTTCACCGAGAGCAACACCAGCGCGGATGAATGGGGCTGGACGGCCGGCGGCGGCGTGGAACAGCGCATTACCGACAATTTCTCGCTCGGCGTGCTGTATCGCTACACGCGCTTCAACACCGACGGCCACACGGTCCGCGCGGGCCAGGGCTCGCCGGCCTCGACCACCAATCCGTTCGTCATCACGCCGGCGGGTTATACCGACATCCAGCGCACCAACGACGTGTTCGATCACCAGACCGTGCGCGTGACGGCGAGCTATCGCTTCTGA
- a CDS encoding GcrA family cell cycle regulator, protein MSWTDERIEQLRQMWERGMTASQIAEELGGVSRNAVIGKAHRLGLQARPSPVKATDPAKPAATPQARKAAAAPAKAEPAPVEESRAARPQPKAPPVVEARPAPQPAAPAPVAASEAAPPPPQPRIVSVGPGGFLRQGPGDMQQPIPPAPPRRLVPAKPSAEIADKTSLLDLNERICKWPLGHPGEPDFHFCGEKVNPGFPYCVEHCGRAYQAQLPRGTRRPPPPLPYGGPRVR, encoded by the coding sequence ATGTCCTGGACAGACGAACGCATCGAGCAGCTCAGGCAGATGTGGGAACGCGGTATGACCGCCAGTCAGATCGCCGAGGAACTGGGCGGCGTGAGCCGCAATGCCGTGATCGGCAAGGCCCATCGCCTGGGGCTTCAGGCCCGCCCCTCCCCGGTCAAGGCCACCGATCCGGCCAAGCCTGCCGCGACGCCGCAGGCCCGCAAGGCCGCCGCCGCGCCAGCCAAGGCCGAGCCCGCGCCGGTCGAGGAAAGCCGCGCCGCGCGGCCCCAGCCCAAGGCACCCCCGGTGGTGGAAGCGCGGCCTGCGCCGCAGCCTGCTGCCCCCGCACCCGTCGCCGCCTCCGAAGCGGCGCCGCCGCCGCCCCAGCCGCGGATCGTATCCGTGGGCCCCGGCGGCTTCCTGCGGCAGGGCCCGGGCGACATGCAGCAGCCCATTCCGCCCGCTCCGCCGCGTCGGCTCGTGCCGGCCAAGCCCAGCGCCGAGATCGCCGACAAGACCAGCCTGCTGGATCTCAACGAGCGGATCTGCAAATGGCCGCTCGGCCATCCGGGGGAGCCGGACTTCCATTTCTGCGGCGAAAAGGTGAATCCCGGCTTCCCTTATTGCGTCGAGCATTGCGGGCGCGCTTATCAGGCGCAACTTCCGCGCGGCACCCGCCGCCCGCCCCCGCCCTTGCCTTATGGTGGCCCGCGCGTGCGTTGA